In Pochonia chlamydosporia 170 chromosome 3, whole genome shotgun sequence, the following are encoded in one genomic region:
- a CDS encoding MFS drug transporter (similar to Neosartorya fischeri NRRL 181 XP_001260978.1), whose product MSLSIDSPADMELGTHNLTIQTSTDRNSVDENDSPDQPFLIAPDEDSWHPPPGFAWIQTAIMTNVSLNGFDYTITATTYATISSEFDAANTASWLTTSYLITATAFQPLYGRVSDIFGRRICFFTSTVTFAAGCLGCGIAKNIIFLNVMRALTGFGGGGLMTMATIVNSDMIPFRKRGMYQAMQNGVFGFGSIAGASFGGAIADHIGWRWCFLAQVPLSVMAFVVGWYVLKDQEGSFSIDQGLSTAWKRVDFSGALLLVAAISIQLLGLSLGGNELPWTSPWVVGSLIVSVALFAAFLKVEAETGAMPVIPLRMLRGRLPVFTQIANVCAGMAAFGYLFMLPLFFQVVLLDSATKVGARLAIPSLATPIGGLIAGIVMSRWGQLIPLVRTGVLLMAFGNALVTSFGFEDAAWKYIVYIFPANLGQGIVYPAILFTSLASFPHGDHAVSASTTYLIRSLGTVWGVSVTSAIVQTTLSVRLPDALGEISDKRSVIDEIRHSVDALKKLSPELQLRARHVYYDGIRYGFMASTAMAVLGICAAFVANGRQLRKTHGKRVGLDKALFQVEQAVKRARSGRQQSNEDDKALTQMRALMGQLDGNEWSPGQASNNHGSAEAEVSSSDDGENGEDTTDQTSMSDFAQRTEESLAVDDAENPLQLLARASYFQPSRDVPSRSSPQNSRRRGGATSGGSTESSSLEAFFSGAKVNLDVGSDIDPFELGLISEEEGDSLFTYFHANLAHTRWGLDSTLHTMAYTRSRSAFLCTSILAASALFLPTASALSKRLSNHVNTLAHRVILRRHKSIEIVLAFMINIPWMFPGQHSTDDEACVYISMATSVAIDLSLHKVIVPTEVLQQGSNLALARGECLDSRTALAMDGYPDLDPWTDKAKRLLRNRERCWISLFVLERGMSLARGRPFVVPVTRLVKDCDSWYRSAVGDPQDGPLVSMAVLRRDLDGLFSTVRALCDGSQNPVSDGSLIAQSIQGAIERFFDQWYTEWGVSIGIGPQRRLPPYVDILVTHTRLSTYGGVINHPTAPIEVRRFFRTAGLSSALNVMRAAIQGEAQLHSMPNNTAIMISFAACFALTLSAYTSGGSTLAPSIRKLIDEAAGVLERIGTITQHRNGLSALYGKYLRQIVRKAAKQTAATSSTAPQNLTSPAVPEVQSMGAPVSTPNSTSFLNQQILWPEPLQFSAMSDDQIDQVLNQPGNEFEPSFGGLSWEDMNNFDWLHWPEFVG is encoded by the exons ATGTCACTAAGCATCGACAGTCCCGCCGACATGGAATTAGGAACACACAACCTCACCATCCAAACCTCAACAGACCGCAACTCAGTTGACGAAAATGACAGCCCAGATCAACCTTTTCTCATCGCCCCCGACGAAGACTCATGGCATCCCCCACCCGGATTCGCATGGATCcaaaccgccatcatgaCAAACGTCTCCCTCAACGGCTTCGACTACACCATCACGGCTACCACCTACGCCACCATCAGCTCTGAATTTGACGCCGCAAACACTGCCTCCTGGCTAACAACGTCGTACCTCATCACTGCGACCGCCTTCCAACCCCTTTACGGACGTGTCTCCGACATTTTCGGCAGACGCATATGCTTCTTCACGTCCACCGTCACCTTTGCAGCCGGCTGTCTAGGATGCGGGATAGCCAAAAACATCATCTTTCTAAATGTGATGCGTGCGCTGACAGGGTTCGGAGGCGGTGGTCTAATGACAATGG CAACAATCGTCAACTCGGACATGATCCCCTTCCGCAAGCGAGGCATGTACCAAGCTATGCAGAATGGCGTATTCGGATTCGGTTCCATTGCAGGTGCTTCGTTCGGCGGCGCCATAGCGGACCACAttggctggcggtggtgttttCTCGCTCAAGTCCCTCTTTCTGTCATGGCGTTCGTGGTAGGCTGGTATGTATTGAAGGACCAAGAGGGTTCGTTTTCCATCGACCAGGGTCTAAGTACGGCGTGGAAACGGGTTGATTTCTCCGGAgccttgttgctggtggCAGCTATTTCGATACAGTTGCTGGGTCTTAGTTTGGGCGGCAACGAGCTTCCCTGGACGAGTCCCTGGGTGGTGGGCTCATTGATCGTGAGTGTGGCTTTgtttgctgcctttttgaAGGTGGAAGCTGAAACGGGTGCGATGCCTGTTATCCCACTGCGTATGCTGAGAGGTCGATTGCCGGTGTTTACGCAAATCGCCAATGTGTGTGCTGGGATGGCTGCCTTTGGG TATCTGTTTATGCTCCCTCTCTTCTTTCAAGTGGTCTTACTCGATTCTGCGACCAAGGTTGGCGCTCGGCTTGCCATACCCTCACTTGCTACACCGATAGGAGGTCTCATCGCCGGCATCGTCATGTCTCGCTGGGGCCAACTCATACCGTTGGTGCGAACAGGTGTACTCCTCATGGCATTTGGAAACGCACTAGTCACGTCATTTGGATTCGAAGACGCAGCGTGGAAGTACATCGTGTACATTTTTCCCGCCAACCTCGGCCAGGGCATTGTATACCCTGCCATCCTGTTCACTTCGCTGGCTTCGTTTCCCCACGGAG ACCACGCCGTGTCGGCATCAACGACATATCTCATCAGGTCCCTCGGCACAGTCTGGGGCGTCTCTGTAACCTCTGCCATTGTGCAAACCACGCTCAGTGTCCGGCTACCGGATGCTTTGGGCGAGATATCAGATAAAAGGAGC GTCATTGACGAGATACGACATTCTGTGGATGCGTTGAAAAAGTTGTCTCCGGAGTTGCAGCTTCGAGCAAGACATGTGTACTATGATGGGATTCGGTATGGGTTTATGGCGTCTACGGCGATGGCGGTGCTGGGGATTTGTGCGGCGTTTGTTGCGAATGGGAGGCAGTTGCGTAAGACGCATGG TAAGAGAGTTGGTCTTGACAAGGCTTTATTTCAAGTAGAGCAGGCTGTCAAGCGGGCCAGAAGTGGCCGGCAGCAAAgcaatgaagatgacaagGCATTAACGCAAATGAGAGCCCTCATGGGACAACTGGATGGCAACGAGTGGTCACCAGGTCAAGCATCGAATAACCATGGAAGCGCCGAAGCCGAAGTTTCATCGAGTGACGATGGCGAAAATGGAGAGGACACCACTGACCAGACGTCCATGTCGGATTTCGCACAACGCACAGAGGAGAGCCTGGCTGTTGACGACGCCGAAAACCCGCTCCAGCTGCTTGCCCGGGCATCTTATTTTCAACCATCCCGAGATGTTCCAAGTCGCAGCTCACCGCAGAACTCGCGAAGACGCGGTGGCGCAACCTCAGGCGGAAGCACTGAGTCGTCGAGCCTGGAGGCCTTCTTCTCGGGAGCCAAGGTGAATCTTGATGTGGGCAGCGATATCGACCCCTTTGAGCTAGGACTGATctccgaggaggagggagattCTCTCTTTACCTA CTTTCATGCGAATCTCGCTCATACGCGTTGGGGTCTCGATTCGACCCTGCACACAATGGCTTACACCCGCTCCAGATCAGCCTTTCTCTGTACCTCTATCCTCGCGGCATCTGCGTTGTTCTTACCTACGGCCTCGGCATTATCAAAACGACTGTCAAATCATGTAAATACGTTGGCACACAGAGTCATATTGCGCAGACACAAGTCTATTGAAATCGTTTTAGCATTCATGATCAATATCCCATGGATGTTTCCAGGTCAGCATAGTACCGACGACGAGGCTTGCGTATACATATCCATGGCTACCAGCGTTGCCATAGATTTGTCTCTGCACAAGGTCATTGTTCCTACTGAGGTTTTACAGCAGGGCTCAAATTTGGCCCTCGCAAGAGGCGAGTGTTTGGACAGTCGAACAGCCCTGGCCATGGATGGGTATCCGGATCTAGATCCTTGGACGGACAAGGCCAAGCGTCTACTGCGAAATAGGGAACGTTGCTGGATATCTCTTTTCGTTCTCGAGCGAGG CATGTCTCTAGCTCGTGGCCGCCCTTTCGTCGTGCCCGTCACAAGACTAGTCAAGGACTGCGACAGCTGGTATCGGTCCGCGGTTGGCGACCCTCAGGATGGCCCGctggtgtcaatggctgTGCTACGACGAGACTTG GACGGTCTTTTCTCAACAGTTCGAGCCCTTTGTGATGGGTCACAGAATCCAGTTAGCGACGGATCTCTAATTGCTCAATC AATCCAAGGCGCGATCGAAAGATTCTTCGACCAGTGGTATACTGAATGGGGAGTGTCTATTGGCATTGGGCCAC AGCGCCGCCTGCCCCCATATGTCGACATCCTCGTCACTCACACCCGGCTCTCAACGTACGGCGGCGTAATCAATCACCCCACAGCTCCCATCGAAGTCAGACGATTCTTCCGTACGGCCGGCTTGTCGTCGGCTCTGAATGTGATGAGGGCAGCCATCCAGGGCGAGGCCCAATTACATTCCATGCCGAACAACACCGCCATTATGATTTCATTCGCTGCTTGTTTTGCATTGACACTCAGCGCATACACTTCAGGTGGCTCTACTTTGGCGCCGAGTATTCGGAAACTTATCGACGAAGCTGCTGGTGTCCTTGAACGAATAGGTACCATAACGCAACATAGAAACGGTCTTTCGGCATTATACGGAAAATACTTGAGACAAATTGTGCGAAAAGCCGCCAAACAAActgcagcaacttcatccacTGCGCCACAAAACCTGACCTCTCCTGCTGTACCCGAAGTGCAATCTATGGGTGCACCAGTTTCCACACCAAACAGTACCAGCTTCCTGAATCAGCAAATCCTGTGGCCCGAGCCTCTTCAATTCTCTGCAATGTCAGATGATCAGATTGACCAGGTGCTCAACCAGCCCGGCAATGAGTTTGAGCCTTCGTTTGGCGGGCTGTCTTGGGAGGATATGAACAACTTTGATTGGCTGCACTGGCCAGAATTCGTGGGATAG